AATTCTATGAGAAATTATTGTAATCACACAGAGTGTGCTGCTAGAATCTGCTCATATTGTTTCCCCAATCCAACATACCTCTTCACAAGCCTGGACGAACTCCTCTAAGGTCACAACTCCATCCTTGTTCTTGTCCATTTTCTATCAAATGCAACAGACACGTTGGTTGCCTGGCATTCTCGCACACAGTGTCTCTGGGAATATTTATCTGTGTGTGGGACACTGACCTGGAAAAACACCTCTACATGCTGCTTCGGAACATCTCCTTTCAGTGCCGGGTAGGTGTACTTCCCCATCATATCATATATGGCCTGTACAATTTCTGTCATCTCCTGTCACacgcaacaacaacaaatacgGTTGTACTGGAGCACAGGGACACTGTCAGACATGCACAACAAGGCCACAACTTACCTCTTTGTTTATGTAGCCATCTTTGTTGATATCATATAAATTAAAAGTCCATTCGAGCTTATCTCTGGTCGAACCTCGCAGCAGGATGGACAGGCCCATGACAAAGTCCTAAGAGATTGGGGGGAACATTGCAAAAGTACATGAAGGTGCACTTGATGGGGGAATAAATCATTTGTCTGGAATGCTATTCATACCTCAAACTTTATTGACCCATTATTCGTTGAATCAAATGCATTGAACAAATAATGTGCATATGTGCTTGCATCTGTACAGAgtcagagaaaacagaagaatTATCAGTGAGAGTCTGACACAAGCACTTTAAGACAAAGCATTTCAATAAGCAGAACACAAAGGTTTCTGCCTGGCCATAGGGACCAAATGTATGTGTTAACAGGTGGGATTTACATCCAAAAGAGGAAAGTTTGAGCAAAGTAGTCAGCATGCACCTACCCCCATGAGGAAAGAACTGAgcataaatgtgtttaaatgtctcTTCATTCACCACGCCACTGGGACACTCCTGAAGGGGGAAAGGCCATGATCACTGATCACCATCCACAAGGAAAACAATGGTGCTCTAGACTTACTACAGTTACTACACCACCTCCAGACAACAGGACAATACGAAATCTTGAATATTCATAGTAAGGAAGGTAATGAAACTTCACAAgtttaaaactgaaaataagaCAGATATTTTTCATCAAAAATTCATTCAGTCTTATAGCAGAACTATAATGTAAAATAGACTTATTCTGATCAAGGCTAAAGTTATACAATCCTATAATGTACATGGAAAAATAATTCTATGTTTCGGTAATGTGCCATAATATTAATACTGAGTTCTGATGGACTGCACTGATGCACATTGATGCAATGTGTGTCCTGACACATTTCTATCACAGCcagaattaaa
The window above is part of the Denticeps clupeoides chromosome 6, fDenClu1.1, whole genome shotgun sequence genome. Proteins encoded here:
- the kcnip1b gene encoding Kv channel-interacting protein 1b isoform X4, yielding MGIVLGTFSMHTKQVTYRKDKVDDELEMTMVCHRPEGLEQLEAQTNFTKQELQVLYRGFKNECPSGVVNEETFKHIYAQFFPHGDASTYAHYLFNAFDSTNNGSIKFEDFVMGLSILLRGSTRDKLEWTFNLYDINKDGYINKEEMTEIVQAIYDMMGKYTYPALKGDVPKQHVEVFFQKMDKNKDGVVTLEEFVQACEEDDTMMRSMQLFENVI
- the kcnip1b gene encoding Kv channel-interacting protein 1b isoform X1: MTLVLVTEGHLKGILLEANSATVDHCCSFRMAGCTSRCRQGVLKFIQSLRRLVFGTLSKDKVDDELEMTMVCHRPEGLEQLEAQTNFTKQELQVLYRGFKNECPSGVVNEETFKHIYAQFFPHGDASTYAHYLFNAFDSTNNGSIKFEDFVMGLSILLRGSTRDKLEWTFNLYDINKDGYINKEEMTEIVQAIYDMMGKYTYPALKGDVPKQHVEVFFQKMDKNKDGVVTLEEFVQACEEDDTMMRSMQLFENVI
- the kcnip1b gene encoding Kv channel-interacting protein 1b isoform X6 — encoded protein: MNTDKVDDELEMTMVCHRPEGLEQLEAQTNFTKQELQVLYRGFKNECPSGVVNEETFKHIYAQFFPHGDASTYAHYLFNAFDSTNNGSIKFEDFVMGLSILLRGSTRDKLEWTFNLYDINKDGYINKEEMTEIVQAIYDMMGKYTYPALKGDVPKQHVEVFFQKMDKNKDGVVTLEEFVQACEEDDTMMRSMQLFENVI
- the kcnip1b gene encoding Kv channel-interacting protein 1b isoform X2, giving the protein MCTGVSLDTQLLRQLSPRDSKTSNPPDRDRKFWTMGIVLGTFSMHTKQVTYRKDKVDDELEMTMVCHRPEGLEQLEAQTNFTKQELQVLYRGFKNECPSGVVNEETFKHIYAQFFPHGDASTYAHYLFNAFDSTNNGSIKFEDFVMGLSILLRGSTRDKLEWTFNLYDINKDGYINKEEMTEIVQAIYDMMGKYTYPALKGDVPKQHVEVFFQKMDKNKDGVVTLEEFVQACEEDDTMMRSMQLFENVI
- the kcnip1b gene encoding Kv channel-interacting protein 1b isoform X7, producing MTMVCHRPEGLEQLEAQTNFTKQELQVLYRGFKNECPSGVVNEETFKHIYAQFFPHGDASTYAHYLFNAFDSTNNGSIKFEDFVMGLSILLRGSTRDKLEWTFNLYDINKDGYINKEEMTEIVQAIYDMMGKYTYPALKGDVPKQHVEVFFQKMDKNKDGVVTLEEFVQACEEDDTMMRSMQLFENVI
- the kcnip1b gene encoding Kv channel-interacting protein 1b isoform X3 yields the protein MGAVVGTLTLQTKQRRPSRDKVDDELEMTMVCHRPEGLEQLEAQTNFTKQELQVLYRGFKNECPSGVVNEETFKHIYAQFFPHGDASTYAHYLFNAFDSTNNGSIKFEDFVMGLSILLRGSTRDKLEWTFNLYDINKDGYINKEEMTEIVQAIYDMMGKYTYPALKGDVPKQHVEVFFQKMDKNKDGVVTLEEFVQACEEDDTMMRSMQLFENVI